The following proteins are encoded in a genomic region of Triticum dicoccoides isolate Atlit2015 ecotype Zavitan chromosome 1B, WEW_v2.0, whole genome shotgun sequence:
- the LOC119349463 gene encoding cytochrome b561 and DOMON domain-containing protein At3g61750-like — MARAVVAAAAALAAVLVSVLAPAATAQMDSCSGDLPFVLAANYSGLACQPVWNNFVLRYHQDKNNVLRVVLSTMYSTGWVGMGFSRDGLMIGSSAMVGWMGKKGLPHIRQFSLRSKSGSKAAVVDRGFLVSNNHDHTVVVQQAKIYVAFQLKFSYRLSHQHIILAFGPGVPVKNKLSKHQDKTSFTFDFTTGKGFADGPFPYGLRRAHGGLNLFAWGILMPIGAILARYFRRMDPLWFYLHVGIQFAAFIIGLAGVVAGVALYSKIEADIPAHRGLGIFILFLGILQVLAFFLRPNTDSKYRKYWNWYHHWSGRLVLFFAAVNIVLGIHVGGGHDSWKIGYGFNLAILLVAVIGLEFMLWTRWSKNSASTPTY; from the exons ATGGCGCGTGCGGTGGTCGCCGCCGCGGCGGCGCTGGCCGCCGTGCTGGTCTCGGTGCTGgcgccggcggcgacggcgcagATGGACAGCTGCAGCGGTGACCTGCCGTTCGTGCTCGCCGCCAACTACTCTGGCCTCGCCTGCCAGCCCGTCTGGAACAACTTCGTGCTCCGG TACCACCAGGACAAGAACAACGTGCTGCGGGTGGTGCTGTCGACCATGTACAGCACGGGGTGGGTGGGGATGGGCTTCTCGCGGGACGGCCTCATGATCGGCTCCAGCGCCATGGTGGGGTGGATGGGCAAGAAGGGCCTCCCCCACATCCGCCAGTTCTCCCTCCGCTCCAAGTCCGGCTCCAAGGCCGCCGTCGTCGACCGGGGCTTCCTCGTCTCCAACAACCACGACCACACCGTCGTCGTGCAGCAGGCCAAGATCTACGTCGCCTTCCAGCTCAAGTTCTCCTACCGCCTCTCCCACCAGCACATCATCCTCGCCTTCGGCCCCGGCGTCCCCGTCAAGAACAAGCTCTCCAAGCACCAGGACAAGACCTCCTTCACCTTCGACTTCACTACTG GGAAAGGATTCGCGGACGGACCCTTCCCCTACGGCCTTCGGCGGGCGCATGGAGGGCTCAACCTCTTCGCCTGGGGCATCCTCATGCCCATCGGCGCCATCCTGGCCCGCTACTTCCGGCGCATGGACCCGCTTTGGTTCTACCTCCATGTCGGCATCCAGTTCGCCGCCTTCATCATCGGCCTCGCCGGGGTCGTCGCCGGCGTGGCGCTGTACAGCAAGATCGAGGCCGACATCCCCGCGCACCGCGGCCTCGGCATCTTCATCCTTTTCCTCGGCATCCTGCAG GTTCTGGCCTTCTTCCTGAGGCCCAACACGGACTCCAAGTACCGCAAGTACTGGAACTGGTACCACCACTGGTCGGGCAGGCTGGTGCTCTTCTTCGCCGCCGTTAATATCGTGCTCGGGATCCACGTCGGCGGCGGCCACGACTCGTGGAAGATCGGCTACGGTTTCAACCTCGccatcctcctcgtcgccgtcatcGGGCTCGAGTTCATGTTGTGGACGAGGTGGTCTAAGAACAGCGCTTCCACGCCGACGTACTGA